In Humulus lupulus chromosome 7, drHumLupu1.1, whole genome shotgun sequence, the following are encoded in one genomic region:
- the LOC133790597 gene encoding syntaxin-52-like, giving the protein MASSSDSWMKEYNEAVKLADDINGMISERSSLPASGPELQRHASAIRRKITILGTRLDSLQSLLFKLPGKQPISEKEMNRRKDMLGNLRTKVSQMASALNMSNFANRDSLLGPEIKPADAMSKAAGLDNNGLVGFQRQVMKEQDEGLEKLEETVISTKHIALAVNEELDLHTRLIDDLDYHVDTTDSRLRRVQKTLAIMNKRTKGGCSCMCMLLSVVGIVALAAIIYLLVKYL; this is encoded by the exons ATGGCATCTTCTTCGGATTCATGGATGAAAGAATATAATGAAGCTGTGAAGCTTGCTGATGATATCAATGGGATGATATCGGAACGAAGTTCACTGCCTGCATCAGGCCCAGAACTGCAGCGTCATGCCTCTGCTATTAGGAGGAAGATTACAATCTTAGGGACTAGACTTGATAGTTTACAGTCCCTTTTATTTAAGCTTCCTGGGAAGCAGCCTAT ATCAGAGAAAGAGATGAATCGCCGCAAAGACATGCTTGGAAATCTTAGGACAAAAGTTTCCCAAATGGCTTCAGCATTGAACATGTCAAACTTTGCTAATAGAGACAGCTTGCTTGGTCCAGAAATAAAGCCTGCTGATGCCATGAGCAAGGCAGCTGGCTTGGACAATAATGGCCTTGTCGGTTTCCAACGACAAGTTATGAAAG AGCAAGATGAAGGCCTTGAGAAGTTGGAGGAAACTGTAATAAGCACAAAGCATATTGCACTGGCAGTTAATGAAGAACTAGATCTGCACACCAGACTTATT GATGACTTGGACTACCATGTGGATACTACAGACTCTAGGCTGCGG AGAGTGCAGAAGACCTTGGCAATTATGAACAAGCGCACCAAGGGTGGTTGCTCCTGCATGTGCATGTTGTTGTCTGTTGTTGGGATTGTGGCTTTGGCTGCTATCATATATCTGCTAGTCAAATACCTCTAG